Proteins found in one Polyangiaceae bacterium genomic segment:
- a CDS encoding undecaprenyl-diphosphate phosphatase translates to MSVPAGQAALLGTLQGITEFLPVSSSGHLALAELLFDVEEGGLAFNVMLHAGTLLATLIMLRRRVAPAVVEGSRALVRPQRFRESAGGRDALVVLLASLPTAAIGLALRSAVEEFTKSPLAVGIGFCITAVLLLSTRWARAGEREVPTVVGAILIGIAQGIAVVPGISRSGSTIAAALWLGVRPDRAFELSMLMSLPAVAGAVLVEARHMGGGAGGEVGLAVFGAAVAFVVGLVALWLLRRMVIRGHFALFAVWVLPLAVATLALAKAWPGS, encoded by the coding sequence ATGAGCGTTCCCGCCGGCCAAGCCGCCCTGCTCGGAACCCTGCAAGGGATCACCGAGTTCCTTCCGGTTTCGAGCTCCGGGCACCTGGCGCTCGCAGAGTTGCTCTTCGACGTCGAAGAAGGCGGCCTCGCTTTCAACGTCATGCTCCACGCAGGCACTCTGCTGGCGACGTTGATCATGCTGCGACGGCGTGTAGCGCCGGCGGTGGTGGAGGGCAGCCGCGCGCTGGTGCGCCCGCAGCGTTTCCGCGAGAGCGCCGGCGGCCGCGACGCCCTGGTGGTGCTCCTCGCCTCCTTGCCCACCGCGGCGATCGGTCTCGCCCTTCGCAGCGCCGTCGAGGAATTCACCAAGTCCCCCCTCGCGGTGGGCATTGGCTTCTGCATTACCGCCGTTCTGCTGCTCTCCACCCGCTGGGCGCGCGCCGGTGAGCGCGAGGTTCCCACCGTGGTCGGCGCGATCCTGATTGGAATCGCCCAGGGCATCGCCGTCGTGCCCGGCATCTCCCGCAGCGGCTCGACCATCGCTGCCGCGCTGTGGCTTGGCGTGCGTCCGGACCGTGCCTTCGAGCTGTCCATGCTGATGTCGCTGCCCGCCGTCGCCGGCGCCGTGCTGGTGGAGGCTCGCCACATGGGGGGCGGGGCCGGAGGCGAAGTGGGCTTGGCGGTGTTCGGCGCCGCCGTCGCGTTCGTCGTCGGTTTGGTCGCCTTGTGGTTGCTCCGGCGCATGGTGATCCGAGGTCACTTCGCGCTGTTCGCGGTGTGGGTGCTGCCGCTGGCGGTGGCCACGTTGGCGCTGGCCAAGGCGTGGCCCGGAAGCTGA